In a genomic window of Flavobacterium sp. KACC 22761:
- the bla-B1-FLAV gene encoding subclass B1 metallo-beta-lactamase: MRKLASIILFLVLTANSFGQSKNSPLQISHLTGDFYVYKTFHDYKGTLISANAMYLVTDKGVVLFDAPWDQTQFQPLLDSIKAKHNKEVVMLFATHSHDDRAGGFDFYRKKGIKTYSIQLTDDILKKKNEPRAEFIIPNDKIFTVGQYTFEVYYPGKGHAPDNIVAWFPKEKVLYGGCFVKSADAQDLGYLGDADVKEWKNSIARVQTKFKNPKYIIPGHDDWTNIESLNHTLKLVDEYLAKSLEK, encoded by the coding sequence ATGCGAAAATTAGCTTCGATAATTTTATTCTTAGTTTTAACTGCAAATAGCTTTGGACAATCTAAGAATTCGCCATTACAAATAAGTCATCTTACGGGTGACTTTTATGTTTATAAAACGTTTCATGATTATAAAGGAACGTTGATTTCTGCCAATGCCATGTATCTGGTTACAGATAAAGGTGTTGTTTTGTTTGATGCTCCATGGGATCAAACACAATTTCAGCCTTTATTAGATTCAATAAAAGCAAAACATAATAAAGAAGTCGTAATGCTTTTTGCAACACATTCACATGATGATCGCGCAGGCGGATTTGATTTTTACAGAAAAAAAGGAATTAAAACGTATTCAATTCAATTGACGGATGATATTCTGAAAAAGAAAAATGAACCCAGAGCCGAATTTATAATCCCGAATGATAAAATTTTTACAGTTGGACAATATACTTTTGAGGTTTATTATCCAGGAAAAGGCCATGCGCCAGACAATATTGTAGCTTGGTTTCCAAAAGAAAAAGTGTTGTACGGAGGTTGTTTTGTGAAAAGTGCCGATGCTCAGGATCTGGGTTATTTAGGAGACGCTGATGTGAAAGAATGGAAAAATTCAATTGCAAGAGTTCAAACTAAATTTAAAAATCCAAAGTATATTATTCCGGGGCATGACGATTGGACTAATATTGAATCTTTAAATCATACTTTGAAATTGGTTGATGAGTATTTGGCTAAATCTTTAGAGAAATAA
- a CDS encoding DUF86 domain-containing protein → MSRILKVNNEIQITDSRKIVDVRNRIIHGYDSVSDAVIWGIVIKQLPILKKEVEKILAE, encoded by the coding sequence ATGAGTCGGATATTAAAAGTAAACAATGAAATTCAAATAACGGATTCCCGAAAAATTGTTGACGTAAGAAATAGAATTATTCACGGATACGATTCAGTTTCTGATGCTGTAATCTGGGGTATTGTGATAAAACAGCTTCCCATTCTTAAAAAAGAGGTTGAAAAAATACTTGCAGAATAA